The nucleotide sequence TTAGTCTTGTTTTTTACAAAAATAGATTTTACCTGGCATACATTTATCGGCTGCTCTGTTACAATATTTGTTGGAAATTTTAGTTGGTTGTTTAGAGTAAAAATTCTTAAAAGGTAAATTATTAATTACACTTAATAGCTTTGGGAACGACAAAAATAAAAATTGGTATCCCTATGAAAGACCAAAAACTGATACCTTACGAGGTGATTGAGCGGAAAATTTTTCTATTACGAAATCAAAAAGTAATGATTGACAGCGATTTAGCTTCTCTTTATGGAATTCCAACGAAAACATTGCTTCAGTCAGTAAAAAGAAATATCGACAGATTTCCATTAGATTTTATGTTTCAATTAAGCAAAGAAGAATTCTCCAACTTGAGGTCACATTTTGTGACCTCAAGTTATGGTGGTAGAAGATATTTACCTTATGTCTTTACCGAGCAAGGAGTATCGATGCTTTCAAGTGTTCTTAGAAGTCCACGGGCTGTTCATGTTAATATTCATATTATGCGTGCTTTTGTAAAGCTAAGAGAAATTATTTCAACTCATAAAGAACTGGCAAAAAAACTTGAGGAGATGGAA is from Ignavibacteriales bacterium and encodes:
- a CDS encoding ORF6N domain-containing protein, with product MKDQKLIPYEVIERKIFLLRNQKVMIDSDLASLYGIPTKTLLQSVKRNIDRFPLDFMFQLSKEEFSNLRSHFVTSSYGGRRYLPYVFTEQGVSMLSSVLRSPRAVHVNIHIMRAFVKLREIISTHKELAKKLEEMEKKYDAQFKIVFDAIRELMIPPEPTRKEIGFRIKEKRIKYLSRN